The genomic interval GAGCAGCTTCTCACGTTCGGCAATGACGCCACCGACATAGTAGGGAAGGCCACAGTTCGCGAAAGAGACATCCGGCCCTCGTTCAAACACGATGATCTCGGCGTCTTCACGTAGGCGACGGGCGCGAGCGGCTGCCGATGCCCCTCCTGCAACACCGCCAACAATCAGAAGTTTCATAACTCGGTCCTTGTGCTCAATGACATTGATTGGCTGATTTGATCGGATGCGAAGTCGCGGTCGTTGAGGTTTGAAATCAATGACTTAGCGGCGATGAGGGACAGAGGATTTGACCTCGAACGAAATCCCCCCATCTCGCTTCGAATCAGCGACAATGGGTTGGCACAGACGCCAACCCAGGCGACACACGCTCAAGACGCAATACCAGGAGTTTCAGGAGACGCCAAACCGCGATGAGCCCGACTCGACCTATTGTGCGGCGCAGGCAGTTCCCTCAGATTTGCACTGATTCCAAGGCATGCGGGCCAGCAACATCCCCATCCCACAGGTATCGGTGATTCCGGCGAATACCAAGCCAGCTCCGACAAACCCTGACACCCCAATGAAGTAGGGATGAACGGTCCAGCCCAGAATGACCCCAATCAAGACCAGTGATCCGGCGGCGATTCGAACCTGACGTTCGAGAGAAATCGCCTTCTTTCCTCGTACCACGGGAACCCCCGCCTCGGCACAGGCCGATGTCCCGCCTTCGACATTGATGACATTCACATAGCCCGCTTTAACAAACTTCTCACAGGCCTGACGACCACGGCCACCTGATTTGCAGATAATGTAGAGTGGCTCTTGATCGGCACCATTCCGTGCCGTCATCAATGCCTGTGGATCAAGTTGATCGAGCGGCACATTGCGAGCGATGTCGACATGAATTTCTCGAAACTCGACCGGGGTACGGACATCGATCAATTCGACCGTCCCACCACGCTGCCGAAGCTCCTTGAACTGGGCTGGCGAAATCGTATTGACGCTCATGGCATTCTCCTTAAGTATGAGTCGAAATCCAAATTTCTGAGTACGCGGCGTGTGAACTCGCCGACCGATTAGACTTTCGCGGTATCAAATCGAGCCTCAATACATGCCATCAATTGGGCAAGATGAGATTCGACGATCTTGTAGTAGGCTTTGCGACCTTCTTTCGCACTCGCAAGAAAGCCGCAGCGCTGCATCAGCCGCAAATGTTCGGATGCCATATGGCTAGGGATCTCACACGCGTCAGCGAGTTCACCCACTGTGAATCGCCCTCGCAGTAACATTTGCACCATACGCAAGCGATGTGGATGCGCCAGGATCTTGAGACACTCGGCGGCTTGCTCAAGGGCTTCTAACGGCGTGAGTCGCCATGCTTCGGCGGTTTTCGCTTCGACACTCATCTCCGACACCTCCACACTCCAATATATCGGGATGTCACGACATGTCAATGAATTATTCCGTGGTCGGCGACAATCGCGTGACGATCTCGCGATTGCCGAAAAAATTGATGGACATTCCGGGATGGCAAGCTCGATGACGTCACTTCAAACGTTGCAGACTGTTCTGGCAAAGACTTACGCCAATTGACCAGACAATTTTGCTCTTGGACTGATCGCAATGGCAACGATGCCACAGAATGGCGATGCCAACTTCCCAAGCCTTCATGCGAAACTCTGTTAGGCGCTCGAAGGTAAAACAATAGGGCAGGTACAACGCAGATCACTGAACCAAAAACGGAAAGAGTTAGGATGCAAGGAATTCGAGTTGGATTGCCATTGATCGCGTTATTGGCCTGCGTGGGGACGAATCTTGCCGCCCAAGATCTGCCGTTCATTCAACATCAGAATGTCGTGTATGCGGAAGTTCATGGAATAGCACTCGTCATGGATGTGTTTGTCCCCACGGGCGACAAGAATGGACTCGCAATCATCGACGTTGTGAGCGGGGCATGGCATTCCGACCGCAGCAAAATCCGCGATCACATGCTGACGCAAACGTTTCACATCCTCTGTAAAAAAGGGTACACCGTCTTCGGAATCCGTCCCGGATCAATTTCGAAATTCAGTGCGATCGAGATGCGTCAAAATGTGAATCAAGGAATCCATTGGGTCAAAAGCCACGCAACCGAATACGGCATCGATCCCGAACGTATCGGAATGATGGGCGCATCGGCGGGTGGTCATCTGGCCTGCTTGACTGCCGTCACCGCCGAAGACGGATCACCCATTGATGGGAAGAAGCCGTCGACAGGCGATACGCGTGTGAAGGCGGTCGCCGTCTTCTTTCCGCCAACGGACTTCTTACAATACGGTGACAAAGTGATTGACCCGTCAGCCGATGATCAATTGGGGAAAATCACGCGCCGACTCGCGAACATCGATTCCGAGGAAAATCCTTCGGCGGAAGAGATGTCGCAGATGCTGGCGAAGATCTCGCCTGCACGCCTGGTCACCTCTAAAGCGCCACCGTTTCTGTTAATTCACGGAGATGCTGACCCGCTCGTTCCGCTGCAGCAGTCAGAGACGATGGTATCGGAACTCAAGAAAGCAGGAGTCCCTGCAGAGTTGATCGTGAAAAAGGGCGGGGCCCATCCTTGGTTCACGATTCATGAAGAAGTGCAGGTCATCGCAAATTGGTTCGACAAACAACTGGCCAATTGATGATATCACAAATGACGAAATTGAGGCGACGCCAACGCCTGAGGTGAGGATCTCGCTCCCGATTGCCGGGAGCGAGACCTCACTGGCTGGGTCCTCACCAGGTCGCCCACCGCTCACTTTGCCGACGACTTCGCCTTTTCGAGCGTCATTTCATGGAATTGTTTCCATGTAATGATCTCGATTCCCAACTTCTTGATTTCAGCGAGGACTTCTGGTTCCTCGAAAATTCTA from Schlesneria paludicola DSM 18645 carries:
- a CDS encoding ArsR/SmtB family transcription factor, whose product is MSVEAKTAEAWRLTPLEALEQAAECLKILAHPHRLRMVQMLLRGRFTVGELADACEIPSHMASEHLRLMQRCGFLASAKEGRKAYYKIVESHLAQLMACIEARFDTAKV
- a CDS encoding alpha/beta hydrolase, whose translation is MQGIRVGLPLIALLACVGTNLAAQDLPFIQHQNVVYAEVHGIALVMDVFVPTGDKNGLAIIDVVSGAWHSDRSKIRDHMLTQTFHILCKKGYTVFGIRPGSISKFSAIEMRQNVNQGIHWVKSHATEYGIDPERIGMMGASAGGHLACLTAVTAEDGSPIDGKKPSTGDTRVKAVAVFFPPTDFLQYGDKVIDPSADDQLGKITRRLANIDSEENPSAEEMSQMLAKISPARLVTSKAPPFLLIHGDADPLVPLQQSETMVSELKKAGVPAELIVKKGGAHPWFTIHEEVQVIANWFDKQLAN
- a CDS encoding rhodanese-like domain-containing protein, whose amino-acid sequence is MSVNTISPAQFKELRQRGGTVELIDVRTPVEFREIHVDIARNVPLDQLDPQALMTARNGADQEPLYIICKSGGRGRQACEKFVKAGYVNVINVEGGTSACAEAGVPVVRGKKAISLERQVRIAAGSLVLIGVILGWTVHPYFIGVSGFVGAGLVFAGITDTCGMGMLLARMPWNQCKSEGTACAAQ